The Virgibacillus phasianinus genome includes a window with the following:
- the ruvA gene encoding Holliday junction branch migration protein RuvA, protein MISYIKGKVTYIQDDSVIVDVQGVGYEILCANPFVFQSALNNETLIFTYHHVREDAQLLYGFKNQEQKSLFTKLLQVSGIGPKGALAILGSVNVNDFVAAVEREDDKFLTSFPGVGKKTARQVILDLKGKLTTMLGISDQLTDDKSEQGVHTEGMAEAKEALRSLGYSEKEIKTVIPQLQKESLSNTDEIIRKALALLMKK, encoded by the coding sequence ATGATTTCGTACATAAAGGGGAAAGTTACATATATACAGGATGATTCAGTCATCGTCGATGTTCAGGGGGTTGGGTATGAGATACTTTGTGCCAATCCTTTTGTTTTTCAGTCAGCATTAAATAATGAAACACTTATCTTCACCTATCATCACGTTCGGGAAGATGCACAACTATTATATGGGTTTAAAAATCAAGAGCAAAAGTCTCTCTTCACTAAGTTGCTGCAAGTGTCTGGCATCGGTCCAAAGGGCGCGCTTGCCATTTTAGGGTCTGTCAATGTCAATGATTTTGTGGCGGCTGTGGAAAGGGAAGACGATAAATTTTTAACCAGTTTTCCTGGAGTAGGAAAAAAGACTGCTAGACAAGTGATACTTGACCTAAAAGGAAAGCTTACTACAATGCTTGGCATTTCAGATCAGTTAACAGACGATAAATCCGAACAAGGCGTGCACACGGAGGGGATGGCCGAGGCAAAAGAAGCATTACGGTCACTAGGTTATTCCGAAAAAGAGATAAAAACAGTTATTCCACAGCTACAGAAAGAAAGTCTTTCGAATACGGATGAAATTATTCGAAAAGCATTAGCGCTATTAATGAAAAAATAA
- the ruvB gene encoding Holliday junction branch migration DNA helicase RuvB has protein sequence MEERMVTGELQQEDSTVELSLRPTTLNQYIGQDKVKENLHIFIQAAKMREEPLDHVLLYGPPGLGKTTLAAIIANEMGVQFRSTSGPAIERAGDLAAILSSLEPGDVLFIDEVHRLPRSVEEVLYPAMEDFFLDIVIGSGPSARSVRIDLPPFTLVGATTRAGLLSAPLRDRFGVLSRLEYYETKDLCSIVERTAEIFQTSITKEAAAEVAGRSRGTPRIANRLLKRIRDISQVKGETEISFEATDLALGMLQVDDVGLDHVDHKLLKSIIDGFHGGPVGLDTIAATIGEESQTIEDVYEPYLLQIGFIQRTPRGRVVTQKAYNHFGIKEQD, from the coding sequence ATGGAGGAACGAATGGTCACAGGTGAATTACAGCAGGAGGATTCTACTGTAGAACTCAGTCTTCGTCCCACAACCTTGAATCAGTACATTGGGCAGGATAAAGTGAAAGAAAATCTGCATATCTTTATTCAAGCAGCAAAGATGCGTGAGGAGCCTCTTGATCATGTTCTCCTTTATGGTCCGCCTGGGCTGGGGAAAACGACACTTGCGGCTATTATCGCGAATGAGATGGGTGTACAATTCCGTTCCACCTCTGGACCGGCAATTGAGCGGGCGGGTGATTTGGCGGCTATCCTTTCTTCGCTCGAACCTGGTGACGTCCTGTTTATTGATGAAGTACACAGATTGCCGCGCTCAGTTGAGGAAGTGTTATACCCTGCAATGGAGGACTTTTTCCTTGATATTGTGATCGGGTCAGGGCCAAGTGCCAGATCTGTACGAATTGATTTGCCACCGTTTACGCTTGTAGGTGCGACAACTCGTGCCGGTTTACTGTCCGCGCCGCTCAGAGATCGTTTTGGGGTGTTAAGCAGGCTGGAATATTACGAAACTAAAGATTTGTGTTCGATTGTAGAGCGTACTGCCGAAATTTTTCAAACATCCATTACTAAAGAGGCGGCTGCTGAGGTCGCCGGCAGATCACGAGGAACTCCTAGGATAGCGAATCGTTTATTAAAACGAATTCGTGATATCTCCCAGGTTAAAGGAGAAACTGAAATTAGTTTTGAGGCAACGGATCTGGCCCTTGGAATGCTCCAGGTAGATGATGTGGGCCTTGACCATGTCGATCATAAGTTGTTAAAGAGTATTATTGACGGGTTTCACGGGGGACCAGTGGGATTAGATACAATCGCCGCGACAATTGGTGAGGAATCACAGACTATAGAAGATGTTTATGAGCCATACTTATTACAAATAGGATTTATTCAGCGTACACCGAGAGGAAGGGTTGTCACGCAAAAAGCCTATAATCATTTTGGGATTAAAGAGCAGGATTAA
- a CDS encoding DUF2905 domain-containing protein, translated as MGKLFIVLGIVFIIIGVIWTLFGKLPGDISFKRGNFSFHFPIMTSIVVSIVLSLILYLIGKLK; from the coding sequence ATGGGAAAATTATTTATTGTTTTAGGAATAGTGTTTATCATAATTGGAGTCATTTGGACGTTGTTTGGTAAACTGCCAGGTGACATTAGCTTTAAACGTGGCAATTTTTCTTTTCATTTTCCGATTATGACATCTATTGTAGTAAGCATTGTATTATCACTTATTTTGTATTTGATAGGGAAATTGAAGTAG
- the queA gene encoding tRNA preQ1(34) S-adenosylmethionine ribosyltransferase-isomerase QueA yields the protein MDIHDFDFDLPEELIAQTPLKNRTASRLLVLNRESKQIDHKHFSDIKDYLKRGDCLVLNDTRVLPARLYGIKKDTGAKLEVLLLHQKEKDCWEVLAKPAKKMKVGTELVFGDGKLTATCLQTKEHGGRIVQFDYKGIFYEVLDELGEMPLPPYIKEQLPEKERYQTVYAREEGSAAAPTAGLHFTNELLDELKGMGVIITFITLHVGLGTFRPVSVDNIDDHTMHAEFYHMTEETAQTLKAVRKNNGRIISVGTTSTRTLETIARDHEGEFVASSGWTDIFIYPPYDFQAIDGLITNFHLPKSTLIMMVSALVDRESILHAYNEAVKEKYRFFSFGDAMLILPERKRNE from the coding sequence ATGGATATACATGATTTTGATTTTGATTTACCAGAAGAATTAATAGCACAAACACCACTTAAGAACCGAACAGCTTCACGGCTGCTGGTACTGAACCGTGAATCGAAGCAAATAGATCATAAACACTTTTCAGATATAAAGGACTACCTGAAACGAGGAGATTGTCTCGTACTAAACGATACTAGAGTGTTACCTGCACGCCTGTACGGGATTAAGAAAGATACCGGAGCAAAACTTGAAGTTTTGCTGCTGCATCAAAAGGAAAAAGATTGCTGGGAAGTTCTTGCTAAACCTGCTAAGAAAATGAAAGTGGGTACAGAACTAGTATTTGGTGATGGAAAGCTAACGGCGACCTGTCTTCAAACAAAAGAACATGGCGGGCGAATCGTGCAGTTTGATTACAAAGGTATTTTTTATGAAGTTTTAGATGAACTTGGTGAAATGCCATTGCCTCCCTACATTAAAGAACAGTTGCCGGAGAAGGAAAGGTATCAAACCGTTTATGCGAGGGAAGAGGGGTCAGCGGCTGCACCAACTGCAGGTCTGCATTTTACCAACGAACTATTAGATGAACTTAAAGGTATGGGCGTTATTATTACGTTTATTACCCTGCATGTCGGACTTGGAACATTTCGTCCTGTCAGTGTGGATAACATAGACGATCATACCATGCATGCAGAATTCTATCACATGACAGAGGAAACGGCGCAAACTCTAAAAGCTGTGAGAAAAAATAATGGGAGAATTATCTCGGTCGGGACAACTTCTACTCGCACACTAGAAACGATTGCCCGCGACCATGAGGGAGAATTTGTAGCATCAAGCGGTTGGACGGATATTTTTATTTATCCACCGTATGATTTTCAGGCGATTGATGGTTTGATTACAAATTTTCATTTGCCAAAGTCGACATTGATCATGATGGTAAGTGCGCTTGTTGACCGTGAAAGCATCCTGCATGCATACAATGAGGCTGTAAAAGAAAAATACCGCTTTTTTAGCTTTGGTGATGCGATGTTAATTTTACCTGAAAGAAAGAGGAACGAATAA